Proteins from one Bos javanicus breed banteng chromosome 27, ARS-OSU_banteng_1.0, whole genome shotgun sequence genomic window:
- the UBXN8 gene encoding UBX domain-containing protein 8: MASRGVVGIFLLSALPLLCLELRRGIPDLGIKDLILLCGRIFLLLALLTLIISVTTSWVNSFKPSQVYLKEEEEKNEKRQKLVRKKQQEAQGEKVSRYIENVLKPSQEMKLKKLEERFYQMTGETWKLSNGHKLGGDEDLELDSESQTSFETSNRAAAKRRNLPKPVTNVSPPAEQPTKKEVLDLPEEPPETAEEVVTVALRCLSGRVLRRRFFKSCSSQVLFDWMMKLGYRTSLYSLSTSFPRRPLEVEAGWSLQDIGITVDTVLNVEEKEQSS, from the exons ATGGCTTCTCGTGGGGTTGTTGGTATTTTTCTGCTCTCTGCTCTCCCCCTCTTGTGTCTGGAGCTCCGACGTGGGATACCAGATCTCG GAATCAAAGATCTAATTTTGCTGTGTGGCCGGATTTTCCTACTGCTTGCTCTTCTTACATTAATTATTTCTGTGACTACCTCATGGGTTAACTCATTTAAACCTTCCCAAGTTTATCTGAAAG aagaagaagagaagaacgAGAAAAGGCAAAAACTTGTGAGGAAAAAACAACAAGAGGCACAGGGTGAAAAG gtcaGCAGATACATAGAGAATGTTCTAAAACCTAGCCaggaaatgaaattgaaaaagcTGGAAGAACGCTTTTATCAGATGACGGGTGAAACCTGGAAGTTAAGCAATGGTCATAAACTTGGG GGTGATGAAGATTTGGAGCTTGACAGTGAGAGTCAGACATCTTTTGAAACATCAAAcagagcagcagcaaagagacGGAACTTGCCCAAGCCTGTAACCAACGTTTCACCACCCGCTGAGCAGCCCACGAAGAAGG AGGTTCTTGATTTACCTGAAGAACCTCCTGAAACAGCTGAAGAA GTCGTGACTGTAGCTCTCCGCTGTCTGAGTGGGCGTGTCCTGAGGAGAAGGTTTTTTAAGTCTTGCAgttcacag GTCTTATTTGACTGGATGATGAAGCTTGGGTATCGCACATCCCTATACAGCCTTTCTACTTCCTTTCCCAGAAGGCCTCTGGAAGTGGAGGCAGGCTGGTCACTGCAGGACATTGGAATAACTGTGGATACTGTACTCAACGTGGAAGAGAAGGAGCAGAGCAGCTAG